A window from Candidatus Cloacimonadota bacterium encodes these proteins:
- the rlmD gene encoding 23S rRNA (uracil(1939)-C(5))-methyltransferase RlmD — THDLVDLFHCQLHGEVALDIVNVVRELILRDGVSIYDEQQHRGTLRHLVVREGFSSKQLMLIFVVNDKEADDVIRSWIPLLKRVVQKRGMALQSVWINDMDTKGNRILSSNYRLSEGEESITETINGVSYNISPDSFFQVNPIQAAVLFDQVVKMAALQPDEKVLDLYSGVGALALQLASAAQNDPSISITGVDLVPLAILDAKENARINNLKKLHFIAEDATSWLNDYENDPDKKPFDVIVVDPPRKGLDPEAIDVMNRSGAKRIVYVSCNPSTLARDLSLLSDMYSVSRVQPVDMFPRTMHVETVVLMSRNG, encoded by the coding sequence ACGCACGATCTTGTGGATCTTTTTCATTGCCAGTTACACGGCGAGGTCGCGCTCGACATCGTGAATGTCGTACGAGAGCTTATTCTGCGTGACGGCGTCTCCATCTACGATGAGCAACAGCATCGGGGGACGCTGCGCCATTTAGTCGTTCGGGAAGGTTTTTCTTCTAAGCAGTTGATGCTTATTTTTGTCGTGAATGATAAAGAGGCGGACGATGTGATCCGCTCCTGGATCCCTCTCTTAAAAAGGGTCGTGCAGAAGCGTGGCATGGCCCTCCAAAGTGTTTGGATAAATGACATGGATACGAAGGGCAATCGAATTCTGTCTTCGAATTACCGCTTGTCAGAGGGCGAGGAATCGATTACGGAGACGATAAATGGTGTGAGCTATAACATTTCACCGGATAGTTTTTTCCAGGTAAATCCCATCCAAGCGGCGGTCCTTTTTGACCAGGTGGTCAAGATGGCGGCTTTGCAGCCTGATGAAAAGGTGCTCGATCTTTATTCGGGTGTGGGGGCGCTCGCATTACAGTTAGCCAGTGCCGCTCAAAATGATCCTTCGATTTCAATTACGGGGGTCGATTTAGTGCCCCTGGCGATTCTTGACGCGAAGGAGAATGCCAGGATAAATAATCTTAAGAAGCTGCACTTTATCGCTGAGGACGCGACTTCTTGGCTGAACGATTATGAAAATGACCCTGACAAAAAGCCTTTCGATGTCATTGTGGTGGATCCTCCGAGGAAGGGATTGGACCCGGAAGCGATTGATGTGATGAATCGTTCGGGGGCCAAAAGGATCGTCTATGTGAGCTGTAATCCTTCGACCTTAGCGCGTGACCTCAGTTTATTAAGTGACATGTATTCGGTATCTCGGGTGCAGCCTGTGGATATGTTTCCGAGGACGATGCATGTGGAGACGGTAGTATTGATGTCAAGAAATGGCTGA
- a CDS encoding nuclear transport factor 2 family protein, which yields MNVYNFWKAVLTQDEQTLRMYFHEDASVNWHCTNEHFSVDEFLIANCEYPGDWDGKVERLEVLDDLLITVTKVYSKDRSAHFHVVSFIRIADDKIISMDEYWADDDVAPQWRLDKHIGTTIKCQD from the coding sequence ATGAATGTATATAATTTTTGGAAAGCCGTGCTGACGCAAGACGAGCAGACACTTAGGATGTACTTTCATGAAGACGCTTCTGTTAATTGGCATTGTACCAATGAGCACTTCAGTGTTGATGAGTTTTTAATTGCTAACTGTGAATATCCCGGTGATTGGGATGGGAAGGTTGAACGACTTGAAGTGCTGGATGACTTGCTCATAACGGTAACAAAGGTGTACTCTAAAGACAGGAGTGCACATTTTCATGTGGTATCGTTCATAAGAATAGCAGACGATAAAATCATTTCAATGGATGAGTATTGGGCAGATGATGACGTTGCTCCCCAATGGAGATTAGATAAACACATCGGCACGACGATCAAGTGCCAAGATTAA
- a CDS encoding recombinase family protein, whose product MKKNNVMIIPAKPQRHHSSREKEKLRVAAYCRVSTETEEQNLSYDAQINHYTDYINDHEGWTLAGIYADDGISGTRTKERLEFLRMIEDAMDGKIDFIITKSISRFARNTLDCLRYIRKLKEKNIPVYFEKESINTMDSKGEVLLTIMASLAQQESQSLSQNVKLGLQYRYQQGKVLVNHNRFLGYGKDEEGGLIIIPEEAEIIRRIYREYLEGQSPYAIAKNLEKDGILTGAGKTKWYDTTIRKILQNEKYIGDALLQKTYTVDFLSKHRVKNTGEVPQYYVEDHHEAIIPKNIFYAVQEEMLRRQSGKRGKNGVKRSYSSNNCFSNIVVCGNCGDIFRRVHWNNRGKKSIVWRCVSRLENRGTKCTARTLPEDDLILTTMTSFKKMLTDKKEFLNRLMLAIEEGMGAKNSRSLFDIEEELDQLQLQLIARTSSKEEYNDLAEKIYALKDEKERVLQEEAGKENHKKNLQSIEQFIQTQDVETLEFEDKLVRQFVDKILVLDETIEVTFKTGTCVRIDG is encoded by the coding sequence ATGAAAAAGAATAACGTGATGATCATACCTGCAAAACCACAGAGGCATCACTCATCCAGAGAAAAAGAAAAGCTCCGAGTGGCAGCCTACTGTCGTGTCTCTACGGAGACGGAAGAGCAAAACCTAAGCTACGATGCACAGATAAATCACTATACTGACTACATTAACGACCATGAAGGATGGACTCTTGCCGGGATTTATGCCGACGATGGAATATCCGGCACCCGTACAAAAGAACGTCTGGAATTTCTACGGATGATTGAGGATGCGATGGATGGAAAAATCGATTTCATCATTACTAAATCCATCTCCCGCTTTGCCCGAAACACATTAGACTGCCTTCGCTACATCCGAAAGCTTAAGGAGAAGAACATTCCCGTCTATTTCGAGAAAGAGTCTATTAACACCATGGACTCTAAGGGAGAAGTCCTTCTGACTATCATGGCTTCCCTAGCTCAGCAGGAAAGTCAGTCCCTTTCACAAAATGTCAAACTAGGGCTCCAATACCGCTACCAACAAGGAAAAGTCCTCGTGAACCATAATCGTTTTTTGGGTTATGGAAAAGACGAAGAAGGAGGACTCATCATCATTCCTGAAGAAGCAGAAATTATCCGCCGTATTTATCGGGAGTATTTGGAAGGACAGTCCCCCTATGCGATTGCTAAAAACTTAGAAAAAGATGGCATTTTAACGGGTGCTGGAAAGACAAAATGGTATGATACAACCATTCGAAAAATCCTGCAAAATGAAAAATACATAGGCGATGCCCTCTTACAAAAAACCTACACTGTAGATTTTTTAAGTAAACACAGAGTTAAGAATACAGGTGAAGTGCCCCAATACTATGTAGAAGATCATCACGAAGCGATCATCCCCAAAAATATTTTTTATGCTGTACAGGAAGAAATGCTCCGAAGGCAAAGCGGAAAACGAGGTAAAAACGGCGTGAAAAGAAGCTACAGCTCCAACAATTGCTTTTCTAATATTGTAGTCTGTGGAAACTGTGGTGATATCTTTCGCCGGGTTCATTGGAACAACCGAGGCAAAAAGTCAATTGTCTGGCGATGCGTCAGTCGGCTGGAAAATAGAGGTACTAAGTGCACCGCAAGGACTCTTCCTGAAGATGATCTTATTCTCACAACCATGACCTCCTTCAAGAAAATGCTTACCGATAAGAAAGAATTCTTGAACCGTTTGATGCTAGCAATTGAAGAAGGCATGGGGGCAAAAAACAGTCGCTCCCTGTTCGATATCGAGGAAGAGTTGGATCAGCTTCAACTTCAACTTATCGCCCGCACTTCCTCAAAAGAAGAGTACAACGATTTGGCAGAAAAGATTTACGCCCTAAAAGATGAGAAAGAAAGAGTTCTTCAAGAAGAAGCCGGCAAAGAAAATCATAAGAAAAATCTACAATCTATTGAGCAGTTTATCCAAACCCAGGACGTAGAGACTTTAGAATTTGAAGACAAACTGGTCAGACAGTTTGTAGATAAAATACTGGTACTCGACGAAACAATCGAGGTGACCTTCAAGACGGGTACTTGTGTGAGGATTGATGGGTAA